The following proteins are co-located in the Enoplosus armatus isolate fEnoArm2 chromosome 8, fEnoArm2.hap1, whole genome shotgun sequence genome:
- the edn3b gene encoding LOW QUALITY PROTEIN: endothelin-3b (The sequence of the model RefSeq protein was modified relative to this genomic sequence to represent the inferred CDS: deleted 1 base in 1 codon) — MIHFGNSDMTRIILSILAKTMLFNILALILSQGVFTSDALVTSEVNPGGLPGSSRVSGSGGSTGLQLSEATEAKSRPKRCTCYSYKDKECVYYCHLDIIWINTPERTVPYGMSSYRGPQRIRRAIDGQASEREGAKTQRCICAALDSDQECRDFCLSSPLQTEPTRSLHSVPSPG; from the exons ATGATTCATTTTGGGAAT TCTGACATGACAAGGATAATACTATCCATCCTCGCGAAAACCATGCTTTTCAACATACTGGCATTGATTCTCTCACAAG GTGTCTTTACGTCCGATGCCTTGGTCACATCCGAGGTGAACCCTGGAGGTCTCCCAGGCTCCAGCAGGGTGTCTGGCTCCGGGGGATCCACAGGTTTGCAGCTGTCTGAGGCAACGGAGGCAAAGTCCAGACCCAAGCGCTGCACGTGCTATTCCTACAAGGATAAAGAGTGCGTCTACTACTGCCACTTGGATATCATCTGGATCAACACTCCCGA ACGCACCGTGCCCTATGGAATGTCGAGCTATAGAGGACCTCAGCGAATCAGACGTGCTATTGATGGACAAGCGTCTGAGCGCGAAGGGGCGAAGACTCAGCGCTGCATTTGTGCTGCGCTTGACTCAGACCAAGAGTGCCGTGATTTTTGTCTGTCAAG CCCCCTGCAGACAGAGCCAACCAGGAGTCTCCACAGTGTCCCCAGTCCTGGATGA